Proteins encoded in a region of the Ruegeria sp. AD91A genome:
- the odhB gene encoding 2-oxoglutarate dehydrogenase complex dihydrolipoyllysine-residue succinyltransferase, which yields MTIEVRVPTLGESVTEATVATWFKKPGDAVAVDEMLCELETDKVTVEVPSPSAGVMGEIVAAEGETVGVDALLATITAGEGAATPAPATAAAAPEAAPAASGGSVDVMVPTLGESVTEATVSTWFKQVGDSVAQDEMLCELETDKVSVEVPAPASGVLAEIVAPEGATVDATAKLAVISGAAAGAAPAPAPAAAAASAAASTGKDVANAPSAEKAMAEAGLSADQVTGTGRDGRIMKEDVAKAVAAASAPAPAASASAPAAQAPRAPVAAEDAAREERVRMTRLRQTIAKRLKDAQNTAAILTTYNEVDMTEVMALRNQYKDQFEKKHGVRLGFMSFFTKACCHALKEVPEVNAEIDGTDIVYKNFVHMGVAAGTPQGLVVPVIRDADSMSFAAIEKAIAEKGKRARDGKLSMAEMQGGTFTISNGGVYGSLMSSPILNPPQSGILGMHKIQERPMVINGEIKIRPMMYLALSYDHRIVDGKGAVTFLVRVKEALEDPRRLLMDL from the coding sequence ATGACGATTGAAGTTCGTGTTCCCACGCTTGGCGAGTCGGTCACCGAAGCCACTGTTGCAACATGGTTCAAAAAGCCCGGTGATGCGGTCGCCGTGGATGAGATGCTGTGTGAGCTGGAGACTGACAAGGTCACGGTCGAAGTGCCCTCTCCCTCTGCTGGTGTGATGGGTGAGATTGTAGCCGCCGAAGGAGAAACGGTTGGTGTCGATGCTCTGCTGGCGACGATTACTGCCGGCGAAGGCGCAGCCACGCCTGCCCCAGCAACAGCCGCAGCAGCTCCGGAGGCCGCACCTGCCGCATCTGGCGGGTCGGTTGACGTGATGGTCCCGACACTTGGCGAATCCGTGACGGAAGCAACTGTTTCAACCTGGTTCAAGCAAGTCGGCGACAGCGTCGCGCAGGACGAGATGTTGTGTGAGTTGGAAACCGACAAAGTCTCGGTCGAAGTACCGGCCCCGGCTTCCGGTGTTCTGGCAGAGATTGTCGCGCCGGAAGGTGCAACCGTGGATGCAACCGCAAAGCTGGCAGTCATCTCTGGCGCGGCCGCTGGCGCAGCTCCAGCGCCAGCTCCTGCGGCGGCGGCAGCTTCTGCTGCGGCAAGCACCGGCAAAGATGTTGCAAACGCACCATCGGCTGAAAAGGCGATGGCAGAAGCCGGGTTGTCAGCCGATCAGGTCACCGGCACCGGTCGCGATGGCCGCATCATGAAGGAAGACGTTGCCAAGGCGGTTGCAGCCGCTTCTGCTCCGGCACCTGCGGCTTCTGCGTCTGCACCAGCGGCTCAGGCTCCACGCGCACCGGTTGCTGCCGAAGATGCGGCCCGCGAAGAACGCGTACGGATGACCCGTCTGCGTCAGACAATTGCCAAGCGCCTGAAGGATGCGCAGAACACCGCCGCGATCCTGACCACCTATAACGAGGTGGACATGACCGAGGTGATGGCCCTGCGCAATCAGTACAAGGACCAGTTCGAGAAGAAGCACGGCGTGCGCCTGGGCTTCATGTCCTTCTTCACCAAGGCCTGCTGCCATGCCCTGAAAGAAGTGCCCGAGGTCAATGCCGAGATCGATGGCACCGACATCGTCTACAAGAACTTCGTTCACATGGGCGTTGCTGCTGGCACGCCGCAGGGTCTGGTCGTACCGGTCATTCGCGACGCGGACAGCATGTCCTTTGCAGCCATCGAAAAAGCCATCGCCGAAAAGGGCAAGCGCGCCCGCGATGGCAAGCTTTCAATGGCCGAGATGCAGGGCGGCACCTTCACCATCTCGAACGGTGGTGTTTACGGGTCGCTAATGTCGTCGCCGATCCTGAACCCCCCGCAGTCGGGCATTCTTGGCATGCACAAGATCCAGGAACGACCGATGGTCATCAATGGCGAGATCAAGATCCGCCCGATGATGTATCTGGCCCTGTCTTATGACCACCGGATCGTTGACGGCAAAGGCGCGGTAACGTTCCTGGTTCGTGTGAAAGAGGCGCTGGAAGACCCCCGCCGCCTGCTGATGGATCTGTAA
- the lpdA gene encoding dihydrolipoyl dehydrogenase: MANYDVIVIGAGPGGYVCAIRCAQLGLKTAVVEGRETLGGTCLNVGCIPSKALLHASHQLHEAEHNFAKMGLKGKSPSVDWKQMQAYKDEVIEGNTKGIEFLFKKNKIDWLKGWGSIPAAGQVKVGDEVHEAKSIIIASGSEPSSLPGVEVDEKVVVTSTGALSLGKIPKKMVVIGAGVIGLELGSVYSRLGAEVTVIEFLKEITPGMDPEVQKTFQRILKKQGLNFIMGAAVQKTEATKTKAKVTYKLLKDDSEHVIDADTVLVATGRKPFYDGLGLDALGVEMTPRGQIKVGADWQTNVPGIYAIGDVIEGPMLAHKAEDEGMAAAEVVAGKHGHVNYGVIPGVIYTWPEVANVGETEATLKEQGRAYKVGKFMFMGNGRAKANFASDGFVKILADKETDRILGAHIIGPAAGDLIHEVCVAMEFGASAEDLALTCHAHPTYSEAVREAALACGDGPIHS; encoded by the coding sequence ATGGCAAATTATGACGTCATCGTAATCGGCGCCGGACCCGGCGGCTATGTCTGCGCGATCCGCTGCGCTCAACTGGGTCTGAAGACTGCTGTTGTCGAGGGGCGCGAAACGCTGGGTGGTACTTGCCTGAACGTGGGCTGCATCCCCTCGAAAGCTTTGCTGCATGCCAGCCATCAGTTGCACGAAGCCGAACACAACTTTGCCAAGATGGGCCTGAAGGGCAAAAGCCCTTCGGTCGATTGGAAGCAGATGCAAGCCTACAAGGATGAGGTGATCGAGGGCAACACCAAGGGCATTGAGTTCCTGTTCAAGAAGAACAAGATCGACTGGCTGAAAGGCTGGGGATCGATCCCTGCCGCCGGTCAGGTCAAAGTGGGCGATGAGGTGCACGAGGCCAAGAGCATCATCATCGCTTCAGGCTCCGAACCGTCCTCGCTGCCTGGTGTCGAAGTGGATGAGAAGGTGGTTGTGACGTCCACCGGTGCGCTGTCTCTGGGCAAGATCCCCAAAAAGATGGTGGTGATCGGCGCGGGTGTGATCGGTCTTGAACTGGGATCGGTCTACAGCCGTTTGGGTGCTGAAGTAACCGTGATCGAGTTTCTCAAGGAAATCACCCCCGGCATGGACCCGGAAGTGCAGAAGACATTCCAGCGTATCCTCAAGAAACAGGGGCTGAATTTCATCATGGGTGCGGCGGTGCAGAAAACCGAAGCAACCAAGACCAAGGCCAAGGTGACCTACAAGCTGCTCAAGGACGACAGCGAGCATGTGATCGACGCCGATACCGTGCTGGTGGCCACGGGCCGCAAACCGTTTTACGACGGGCTGGGGCTGGATGCGCTGGGAGTCGAGATGACCCCGCGCGGGCAGATCAAGGTGGGTGCGGATTGGCAAACCAACGTACCTGGCATTTATGCCATTGGCGACGTGATCGAAGGCCCGATGTTGGCCCACAAGGCCGAAGATGAAGGCATGGCCGCCGCCGAAGTGGTCGCCGGCAAGCATGGCCATGTGAATTATGGTGTCATTCCGGGCGTGATCTATACGTGGCCCGAAGTCGCCAATGTCGGTGAGACCGAGGCGACGCTCAAGGAACAGGGTCGTGCCTACAAGGTCGGCAAGTTCATGTTCATGGGCAATGGTCGCGCCAAAGCCAACTTTGCCTCTGACGGTTTCGTAAAGATTCTGGCAGACAAAGAGACTGACCGAATCCTTGGCGCCCATATCATCGGTCCGGCTGCGGGCGATCTGATCCACGAGGTCTGCGTCGCCATGGAATTCGGCGCATCCGCCGAGGATCTGGCCCTGACCTGCCACGCGCACCCGACCTATTCCGAAGCGGTGCGTGAAGCGGCACTGGCTTGCGGCGACGGCCCGATCCACAGCTGA
- a CDS encoding TetR/AcrR family transcriptional regulator: MQKTIQKRTIKTRAKLLSAAEEVIQNGGYEALRVEDVVKAAGVAKGTFFAHFRDKDALMEILIADNLNACLDQAEAGTSPKIVAEIIMALEPVHSFMTSERYVFDLLIRYSGATAVAEIGPVAYCFERYFRVVMLWLEAAEVRKDVPCELLAEGVQAFAIQAMSLKFCALHSATTFTDRLETYLDAWLTPTG; the protein is encoded by the coding sequence ATGCAAAAGACGATCCAGAAACGTACGATCAAGACCCGCGCCAAGCTTCTCTCGGCTGCCGAAGAGGTTATCCAAAATGGCGGATATGAAGCTTTGCGGGTGGAAGACGTTGTGAAGGCTGCAGGTGTTGCGAAGGGCACCTTCTTTGCGCATTTTCGCGACAAGGATGCGCTTATGGAAATTCTGATCGCGGACAACCTGAATGCGTGTCTGGATCAGGCCGAGGCCGGAACTTCACCCAAAATTGTTGCAGAGATCATCATGGCGCTGGAGCCGGTTCACAGTTTCATGACGTCCGAGCGGTATGTATTCGATCTGTTGATCAGGTATTCCGGTGCAACGGCTGTCGCTGAGATAGGACCGGTCGCCTATTGCTTTGAGAGATATTTCCGTGTCGTGATGCTGTGGCTCGAAGCTGCAGAGGTGCGAAAGGACGTGCCATGCGAGTTATTGGCCGAAGGTGTGCAGGCTTTCGCCATTCAGGCCATGTCACTGAAGTTTTGCGCGTTGCATTCAGCGACGACATTTACAGACAGGTTGGAGACCTATCTGGATGCTTGGTTGACCCCGACAGGCTGA
- a CDS encoding NAD(P)H-dependent oxidoreductase yields the protein MQSKKILILDGHPAESSLSRIFAETYGDAARKKGHDVRLVHLSDLQFDFDFGQGNYHDFKPLEPVLEQVLQDFEWSDHLVLTTPMWWGGLPAKLKGLIDRTFIPGRTFDTRNTTKIGFPAPMLTGRTARVILTSDTPGWFMRLIYRQALIRQVRDQILGFVGFKPTRFTYFSGASYPKPGNVDRWIEKVSRIGAAAV from the coding sequence ATGCAATCGAAGAAAATCCTCATCCTTGACGGACACCCCGCAGAAAGCAGCCTGTCACGAATATTCGCCGAAACGTATGGAGACGCCGCCCGTAAAAAGGGTCATGACGTCCGGTTGGTCCATCTGAGCGACCTGCAGTTCGATTTTGATTTCGGTCAGGGCAATTACCACGATTTCAAACCGCTTGAGCCGGTTCTGGAACAAGTGCTGCAAGACTTTGAGTGGAGCGACCATCTGGTTCTGACCACACCGATGTGGTGGGGCGGCCTTCCCGCGAAACTCAAGGGACTGATCGACCGGACATTCATCCCCGGGCGGACTTTCGACACCCGGAATACGACAAAGATCGGGTTCCCGGCGCCCATGCTGACTGGGCGTACTGCACGCGTGATCCTGACCTCAGACACGCCGGGATGGTTCATGCGCCTGATATACCGGCAGGCGCTTATCCGTCAGGTACGGGACCAGATCCTTGGGTTCGTCGGCTTCAAACCAACGCGGTTCACCTATTTTTCTGGCGCAAGCTATCCCAAGCCCGGCAACGTTGATCGCTGGATTGAAAAAGTATCCAGGATCGGAGCCGCTGCGGTTTGA
- a CDS encoding pyridoxamine 5'-phosphate oxidase family protein, translating into MEHISDIETLEALYGRPGAPSLRKVVRQLTPLYRKWILASRLCVLSTVGPEGVDGSPRGDDGPVVKKLDENTLALPDWRGNNRLDSLRNIVRDPRVSLMFFVPGSNNVVRVNGLAFVTVDEGLRHQFEKGGKRPATVIVVKIAEIYSQCARALIRARIWSSGDESGNLPTIGQLLSEASGGAEGGAQYDEEWSARAAKTMW; encoded by the coding sequence ATGGAGCACATTAGTGACATTGAAACGCTTGAAGCGTTGTATGGTCGGCCCGGCGCGCCGTCCTTGCGAAAGGTCGTTCGTCAACTGACGCCTCTCTATCGCAAGTGGATTCTCGCATCACGCCTCTGTGTTCTCAGCACCGTTGGTCCTGAAGGTGTGGATGGCAGCCCTCGGGGTGATGATGGCCCGGTGGTGAAAAAGTTGGATGAGAATACGCTGGCGCTACCGGACTGGCGCGGCAACAACCGTCTGGACAGTCTGCGCAATATCGTACGCGACCCACGTGTTTCGCTCATGTTCTTTGTTCCGGGGTCCAACAACGTCGTTCGGGTGAATGGGTTGGCGTTTGTAACGGTCGATGAGGGGCTGCGACATCAATTTGAAAAGGGCGGCAAACGCCCGGCGACTGTTATCGTCGTTAAAATCGCCGAGATTTACAGCCAATGTGCCCGTGCTCTGATCCGGGCGCGTATCTGGTCCAGCGGTGATGAAAGCGGCAATCTTCCCACGATAGGTCAGCTTCTGTCCGAGGCATCAGGTGGTGCGGAAGGCGGCGCGCAATATGACGAGGAATGGTCTGCACGCGCCGCAAAAACGATGTGGTAG
- a CDS encoding 1-acyl-sn-glycerol-3-phosphate acyltransferase: MLMAVQWVRSLIFMIVIYAWMLILGIVFLPYALFSKAGALKACKTYARSTMWLARWMVGIRCEVRGTAPTNEVVIAAKHQSFLDIIMIFDAIPHGKFIMKRELLFTPVIGMYARRLGCIPVNRGKRGAAVAKMVKDVSKEFSEPGQLVIYPQGTRVAPGAKKPYKVGTSVLYEGLGFPCVPVATNAGVFWPRTGVMRIPGLAIVDFLDPIEPGVGRDDFLARLEEVIETRSNELMREVGFDPDGAH; encoded by the coding sequence ATGTTGATGGCTGTTCAATGGGTCCGGTCGTTGATCTTCATGATCGTGATCTACGCCTGGATGCTGATCCTTGGCATTGTTTTCCTGCCCTACGCGCTGTTTTCCAAGGCTGGCGCCCTGAAGGCGTGCAAGACCTACGCGCGCAGTACGATGTGGCTGGCCCGCTGGATGGTTGGCATCCGGTGTGAAGTGCGAGGTACAGCCCCAACGAATGAGGTGGTCATAGCGGCAAAACACCAGTCATTTCTTGATATCATCATGATTTTCGATGCCATTCCGCACGGCAAGTTCATTATGAAGCGTGAGCTCTTGTTTACGCCCGTCATTGGCATGTATGCACGACGTCTCGGCTGCATTCCTGTCAATCGTGGCAAGCGCGGTGCCGCCGTGGCCAAGATGGTCAAGGATGTATCGAAGGAGTTCTCGGAACCCGGTCAGCTTGTGATTTACCCGCAAGGAACACGCGTGGCGCCCGGCGCAAAGAAGCCCTACAAGGTTGGAACCTCGGTTCTTTACGAAGGGCTCGGTTTTCCCTGCGTTCCGGTCGCAACGAATGCCGGCGTCTTCTGGCCCCGCACAGGTGTCATGCGCATACCGGGCCTTGCGATCGTGGATTTCCTGGACCCGATCGAGCCGGGTGTTGGTCGGGACGACTTCCTTGCCCGGCTGGAAGAGGTGATCGAAACACGTTCTAACGAGTTGATGCGGGAAGTGGGGTTTGATCCGGATGGAGCACATTAG
- a CDS encoding ABC transporter permease, producing MISPDLRNLLRGDKRADRVVPPTGYTAHLTLFVAGAMAFLAVFALALSLASGRIADRWASELAGAATLRINASAEQRAAQTEAALTVLSQTPGVASARALTQEEQAALLAPWFGPDLPLDTLPVPQLIEIIETEPGIDVAGLRLRLGAEVPGAVLDDHSRWREPLVDAAMSLRRLGWISILLIGGATAAMITLAANASLAANAQIIEVLRLVGARDGFIAGAFVRRFTYRAFFGASVGTLLGMTGVLLLPEASDTGGFLTGVGFQGKDWVLPVLIPILGAMVAFFATWAAARRKLKELS from the coding sequence ATGATCAGCCCTGACCTGCGAAATCTGTTGCGTGGCGACAAGCGGGCAGACCGGGTTGTTCCCCCAACGGGATACACGGCGCACCTGACCCTGTTTGTCGCGGGTGCGATGGCGTTTCTTGCAGTATTCGCTTTGGCCCTGTCTCTGGCGTCGGGGCGCATTGCAGATCGTTGGGCTTCGGAGCTGGCCGGAGCCGCAACCCTGCGCATCAACGCGTCCGCGGAACAGCGCGCAGCCCAGACCGAGGCTGCGTTGACGGTTCTTAGCCAAACGCCCGGCGTGGCCTCGGCCCGTGCTTTGACGCAGGAAGAGCAGGCGGCGTTGCTTGCCCCGTGGTTCGGGCCGGATCTGCCGCTGGATACGCTGCCCGTGCCGCAACTTATAGAGATCATTGAAACCGAACCGGGCATTGATGTGGCCGGGTTGCGTTTGCGGTTGGGGGCAGAGGTGCCGGGCGCCGTACTGGATGATCATTCGCGATGGCGGGAACCTCTGGTTGATGCGGCGATGTCCCTGCGTCGTCTGGGGTGGATTTCGATCCTGCTGATCGGCGGTGCGACCGCGGCCATGATTACCCTTGCCGCCAATGCCTCGCTTGCCGCCAATGCCCAGATCATCGAAGTGCTGCGTCTGGTCGGCGCACGCGACGGGTTCATAGCGGGGGCATTCGTAAGGCGGTTCACATATCGCGCGTTTTTCGGGGCTTCGGTCGGTACATTGCTGGGGATGACAGGTGTTCTGTTGTTGCCCGAAGCCTCGGACACAGGCGGTTTTCTGACCGGCGTGGGCTTTCAGGGCAAAGACTGGGTGTTGCCGGTACTTATCCCGATCCTTGGTGCCATGGTCGCGTTTTTTGCCACCTGGGCTGCGGCCCGACGCAAATTGAAGGAGCTTTCCTGA
- a CDS encoding cell division ATP-binding protein FtsE, translating into MIELENVSYTYGGGELLSDVSVQLQPGSFHFLTGPSGTGKTTLLKLCYGALLPTSGRLSVFDQDISALDRDQLAVLRRRVGVVHQDCQFLDHMTLAENVALPLMVSGRAESSEQDNLSELLSWVGLGARLEARPPELSGGERQRAALARAVILSPDVVLADEPTGNVDWEMSQRLLRLLIELNRMGKTVLIATHDLSLIRAAKSQVQARVLRISQRKLQLAGADL; encoded by the coding sequence GTGATCGAGCTGGAAAATGTCAGCTACACCTACGGTGGCGGTGAGTTGCTGAGCGATGTCTCGGTGCAATTGCAGCCGGGTTCGTTTCACTTTCTGACCGGGCCTTCCGGGACGGGTAAGACCACGCTACTCAAGCTGTGTTATGGCGCCTTGCTACCAACTTCGGGGCGGTTGAGCGTGTTTGATCAGGATATTTCAGCCCTTGATCGCGACCAGCTGGCGGTACTGCGCCGCCGAGTGGGTGTCGTGCATCAGGATTGTCAGTTCCTTGACCACATGACGCTCGCCGAAAACGTCGCGTTGCCTCTGATGGTGTCCGGGCGCGCGGAATCATCCGAGCAGGACAACCTGAGCGAACTGCTCAGCTGGGTGGGTCTTGGAGCTAGGCTTGAAGCCCGTCCACCCGAACTGTCCGGAGGCGAACGCCAAAGGGCTGCTCTGGCGCGCGCCGTTATCCTGTCCCCTGATGTGGTTTTGGCGGATGAGCCGACAGGAAACGTTGACTGGGAGATGTCGCAACGGCTGCTGCGTCTTCTGATTGAGTTGAACCGGATGGGCAAAACCGTCCTGATCGCAACCCATGACCTGAGCCTGATCCGCGCGGCCAAAAGCCAGGTGCAGGCGCGTGTCTTGCGTATTTCGCAGCGCAAGCTGCAACTGGCGGGGGCGGATCTATGA
- a CDS encoding zinc-ribbon domain-containing protein, with protein MRLTCPNCSAQYEVPDEVIPEEGRDVQCSNCDQTWFQAKHPTEPASTPDDKSEGPEPDDASSDVVEAQQDAKPEPVEEVVSEDEPEVDEPVASTGNVDPSVASILKEEAAREAELRSQEGSSLESQPDLGLDTPPEPKVRPKRPSASETAVDAGQKDALPDVEAINSSMRSDEPEEAAQTPRKSGGFLRGFALMLIIGVILYLIYGNAQQISEVIPQTEPLLSSYVSLVDQARIWLEAQVGSGTQN; from the coding sequence ATGCGTCTTACATGTCCGAATTGCAGTGCGCAGTACGAGGTTCCTGACGAGGTCATCCCCGAGGAAGGCCGCGACGTGCAGTGTTCCAACTGCGATCAGACCTGGTTTCAAGCGAAGCACCCCACGGAGCCCGCAAGCACACCAGACGACAAATCAGAAGGGCCTGAACCGGATGACGCATCGTCCGACGTGGTCGAAGCTCAGCAGGATGCCAAACCGGAACCCGTTGAAGAGGTGGTATCCGAAGATGAGCCCGAAGTTGACGAACCCGTTGCGTCCACCGGAAATGTCGATCCTTCCGTTGCCAGCATTCTGAAAGAAGAAGCTGCTCGCGAAGCGGAACTTCGGTCGCAGGAAGGCAGTAGCCTTGAGAGCCAGCCCGATCTGGGGCTGGATACGCCGCCAGAGCCCAAGGTACGACCCAAACGGCCTTCAGCTTCGGAAACCGCGGTTGATGCCGGGCAGAAAGACGCGTTACCGGATGTCGAGGCAATCAATTCCTCTATGCGATCAGATGAGCCGGAAGAGGCCGCGCAAACACCGCGCAAATCGGGAGGGTTCTTACGCGGTTTTGCGCTGATGCTGATCATCGGCGTGATTCTGTATCTGATCTATGGAAATGCCCAACAGATCAGCGAGGTGATCCCCCAGACCGAACCGTTGCTCAGTTCATATGTGTCACTTGTGGATCAGGCGCGAATCTGGCTTGAAGCACAGGTTGGGTCGGGCACCCAGAACTAA
- a CDS encoding TIGR02302 family protein, producing MSDRSNLPIPRLSLWLTHVGMVAEQVLRAFWPVFSIVLVLLAALMLGLQDHVSVEIVWGAGALAFLSLFVAVALGLRKFNLPSRADALIRLDETLPGRPVQALLDDQAIGAADRDSVALWQAHKTRMAQRVATAEPVKPDLRLASRDPYALRYAALLAFVVALVFGSLWRVGSVVDMAPGTAAAGQGPTWEGWVEPPRYTGLPTLYLADQTDAELSVPKGSRITLRLYGEVGAHSLTENSSALGVEAATDPEQEFVAERSGQLRIDGPSGREWVVDIIDDTAPQIAVAGSAEAEAGGQMKLPFVAGDDYGVVSGSARIELDLAAVDRRYGLAAEPEPREAIEIELPMPITGDRADFAEDLIEDFSQHPWAHLPVRITLMATDAADQQSSSEPHVTDLPARRFFDPLAAAVVEQRRDLLWSRSNAPRIAQLLRAVSHLPEDLFRSDTAYLRLRVVLRRLETFDQYGLKPEQQAEIAQALWDLAVLIEDGTLADALERMRRAQERLTEAMQNGASDEEIAELMQELREATQDYLQQLQRLAQPNGEDGERQPGQNGESLQMTQDDLQRMMDRIQELMEQGRMAEAQQALEEFQQMMENMRVTQGQGQGQQSEGQQAMEGLAETLREQQGLSDQAFRDLQEQFNPGAQSGESQGNEGRNGGQGRGQSHEGQGGQGEGSDQAGEGQQGQGSLADRQQALRDELGRQQQGLPGAGTPEGDAAREALDRAGRAMDEAEQALRGDDLAEAIDQQSEAMEALREGMRSLGEAMAQNQQNQPGQGTQDGDMQANNRDPLGRNPGAAGSISTDENLLQGEDVYRRARELLDEIRRRTGESDRPQIELEYLKRLLERF from the coding sequence TTGTCCGACCGTTCCAACCTGCCCATTCCGCGCCTGTCCCTGTGGCTGACCCATGTCGGCATGGTGGCCGAACAGGTGCTGCGCGCATTCTGGCCGGTGTTCTCGATTGTACTGGTTCTGCTTGCGGCGTTGATGCTGGGGCTTCAGGACCACGTTTCGGTGGAAATCGTCTGGGGTGCCGGTGCGCTGGCGTTTTTGTCGCTTTTCGTGGCAGTTGCTCTAGGCCTGCGAAAGTTCAATCTACCCTCGCGCGCGGACGCTCTGATACGTCTGGATGAGACTCTTCCAGGCCGGCCGGTTCAGGCCTTGTTGGATGATCAGGCCATCGGTGCGGCCGATCGGGATTCCGTGGCGCTATGGCAAGCGCATAAAACCCGGATGGCGCAACGGGTCGCGACGGCCGAGCCTGTCAAACCAGACCTTCGGTTGGCATCGCGAGATCCGTATGCGCTGCGCTACGCGGCATTGCTGGCTTTTGTCGTAGCGCTGGTTTTCGGCTCTTTGTGGCGCGTGGGGTCGGTGGTGGATATGGCACCGGGTACTGCAGCCGCCGGGCAAGGACCGACTTGGGAAGGATGGGTTGAACCACCCCGTTACACGGGCCTTCCGACGCTGTACCTCGCGGATCAAACGGATGCGGAGCTTTCCGTGCCCAAAGGCAGCCGCATTACCTTACGGCTTTACGGCGAGGTTGGCGCACATAGCCTGACCGAAAACAGCTCAGCCCTGGGCGTCGAAGCTGCGACCGACCCAGAGCAGGAATTCGTGGCCGAACGCTCTGGTCAATTGCGCATCGACGGGCCTTCGGGGCGGGAATGGGTCGTTGATATCATTGACGACACGGCACCACAGATAGCCGTGGCCGGATCGGCTGAGGCCGAGGCGGGCGGGCAGATGAAGCTGCCATTCGTCGCAGGAGATGACTATGGTGTGGTTTCAGGTTCAGCCCGGATTGAACTGGATCTGGCTGCCGTTGATCGCCGTTATGGTCTGGCAGCAGAGCCCGAACCACGGGAAGCCATCGAGATTGAACTGCCGATGCCGATCACGGGCGACCGGGCGGACTTTGCCGAAGATCTGATCGAGGACTTCTCGCAACACCCCTGGGCGCATTTGCCGGTCCGGATCACTTTGATGGCTACGGACGCGGCGGATCAGCAATCTTCCTCCGAACCACATGTGACCGACCTGCCGGCCCGACGGTTTTTTGATCCGTTGGCTGCTGCGGTGGTCGAACAACGGCGTGATCTGCTCTGGTCGCGCTCCAACGCGCCTCGCATCGCGCAACTGCTGCGGGCTGTGTCTCATCTGCCAGAGGACCTGTTTCGTTCGGACACTGCCTATTTGCGCTTGAGGGTCGTACTGCGGCGGCTTGAGACCTTTGATCAATACGGGTTGAAACCTGAACAGCAGGCAGAGATCGCTCAGGCACTCTGGGATCTTGCCGTGTTGATCGAGGATGGCACGCTGGCGGATGCGCTGGAACGAATGCGCCGCGCGCAGGAACGTCTGACCGAAGCGATGCAGAACGGGGCCAGCGACGAAGAAATCGCGGAACTGATGCAGGAATTGCGCGAAGCGACGCAGGATTACCTCCAGCAGTTGCAGCGGCTGGCTCAGCCCAATGGCGAAGATGGCGAGCGTCAGCCCGGCCAGAACGGCGAATCCCTGCAAATGACGCAGGATGACCTGCAACGAATGATGGACCGCATTCAGGAACTTATGGAACAGGGCCGGATGGCCGAGGCCCAGCAGGCATTGGAAGAGTTCCAGCAGATGATGGAAAACATGCGTGTGACCCAGGGACAGGGTCAGGGCCAGCAGTCCGAGGGTCAGCAGGCCATGGAAGGATTGGCGGAAACCCTGCGCGAACAGCAAGGTCTGAGCGATCAGGCCTTCCGTGATTTGCAGGAACAGTTCAACCCCGGCGCCCAATCCGGTGAAAGCCAGGGCAATGAGGGGCGCAACGGCGGGCAGGGCCGGGGGCAAAGCCACGAAGGTCAGGGCGGTCAGGGGGAAGGCTCGGATCAGGCTGGCGAAGGCCAGCAGGGTCAAGGTTCACTTGCGGATCGTCAGCAGGCTCTGAGAGATGAGCTGGGCCGCCAGCAACAGGGGCTGCCCGGCGCAGGCACACCCGAAGGCGACGCTGCGCGTGAGGCGCTTGACCGGGCCGGGCGTGCGATGGACGAGGCGGAACAAGCCCTGCGCGGTGACGATCTGGCGGAAGCCATCGATCAGCAATCCGAAGCCATGGAAGCGTTGCGTGAAGGCATGCGGTCGCTGGGCGAGGCGATGGCGCAGAACCAGCAAAACCAACCGGGTCAGGGAACGCAGGATGGCGATATGCAAGCCAATAACCGCGATCCACTGGGCCGAAACCCGGGTGCCGCCGGTTCGATTTCAACGGATGAGAATCTGCTGCAAGGCGAAGACGTGTACCGCCGGGCGCGGGAACTGCTGGATGAAATCCGACGCAGAACCGGGGAATCGGACCGCCCCCAGATCGAACTGGAATACCTGAAACGTTTGTTGGAGCGGTTCTAG